One Cryptomeria japonica chromosome 9, Sugi_1.0, whole genome shotgun sequence genomic window carries:
- the LOC131038840 gene encoding NAC domain-containing protein 71, translating into MDSSVLPGFRFNPSEGELVLEYLKRKNCGIKETLDVIPEVDVYKCEPWELPDRSFLPKCNKQWYFFSPCDWKYRGGSVDNMATEAGYWKTTGSYHTVHSQSILTVVRKTLSFYKGRPPLGEKTEWMMHEYHIDENEFKAGAGLQSAFVLCHVLRRYELPAKSGGLQNTQIEKFDSSPKSRIPSCGEDKSEDGSKLDSMPNGLGSNSEFGWFPPNNNDFSQVPADISCTRPEATYGYLTGEEMDEYIEQTEIIEEILQACLDSQNSNVDHSFPQDSDADILNGDYIELNDFENCDSSLLFESEFNNGRPGDLGERF; encoded by the exons ATGGATTCATCTGTGCTACCTGGCTTTAGATTCAATCCAAGTGAAGGAGAGCTCGTACTTGAGTATTTGAAGCGGAAAAACTGTGGCATTAAGGAAACATTGGATGTGATTCCTGAGGTGGATGTTTACAAATGCGAGCCTTGGGAGTTGCCAG ACAGATCTTTTCTGCCGAAGTGTAACAAACAGTGGTACTTTTTTAGTCCTTGCGATTGGAAGTATCGCGGCGGTTCAGTTGATAATATGGCTACTGAAGCTGGCTATTGGAAGACCACAGGAAGCTACCACACAGTTCACTCTCAGTCAATTTTAACAGTAGTAAGAAAGACTCTAAGTTTCTATAAGGGCAGACCTCCACTTGGAGAAAAAACTGAATGGATGATGCATGAATACCATATTGATGAAAATGAATTCAAGGCAGGAGCTGGTTTACAG AGTGCTTTTGTATTATGCCATGTTCTCAGAAGGTACGAACTTCCTGCAAAAAGTGGTGGATTGCAAAATACACaaattgagaagtttgattcaTCTCCTAAAAGTAGAATTCCTTCCTGTGGTGAAGACAAGTCTGAAGATGGGTCTAAACTTGATTCGATGCCAAATGGTTTAGGATCAAATTCCGAGTTTGGATGGTTTCCACCAAACAACAATGATTTTTCTCAAGTTCCAGCTGATATAAGCTGTACTAGGCCTGAAGCTACATATGGATATTTGACTGGTGAAGAAATGGATGAGTATATTGAACAAACAGAGATCATAGAGGAAATTCTGCAGGCATGTCTGGATTCCCAGAATTCTAATGTGGATCATTCTTTCCCTCAGGATAGCGATGCTGACATCTTGAATGGTGACTATATCGAACTTAATGACTTTGAGAATTGTGATTCTTCTCTTTTATTTGAGAGTGAATTCAACAATGGTCGTCCTGGAGATTTGGGAGAGAGATTCTAA